In Anopheles arabiensis isolate DONGOLA chromosome 2, AaraD3, whole genome shotgun sequence, the genomic window ACTAGGTGGGATTGTGTACTATGAGTTTGTCGTCCGTTGCGTGTGCATCGTGATGGAGGAGATTGTAAAACGGACGGGGAAATAAATGTGGAATCTACAGACTGCATCCGTCCTTCGCGTTGAGAAGAGCTTTGCCTTATTCTAATGCTAATGCCTGCATTCTACTTTCAAACCAACCGTCCTCGGCCGGTGTAGGAGGTGTAACGCGACTGACCGAGTCGGGCCTATCGATGGTTACGTGGAAACTGCTGGGAGAGCAAATGCCCCGCACGGACGCGGAGTGGCAGGAGGAGTTTGACCGGTACCAGCAATTTCCTGAATTTAAACTGTAAGCCCCCTATTTCCGATTCATTTCATCTGACGCAGCATTTGACGAGGTTCGCTTTCTTTCCCATTGCAGCAAAAACCAGGACATTACGATGCAAGAGTTTAAGCTgatctggtacatggagtacGGTCACCGCATGTGGGGCCGTGCGATAGGCGCATTCTACAGCATTCCAGCGCTCTACTTCTGGACCAAAGGGTACTTTAACAAGGCGATGAAAATCCGTGTCCTCGCATTCGGTGCCCTCATCGGCGCCCAAGGTCTGATGGGCTGGTACATGGTCAAATCCGGACTCGAGGATCGTTTCCACGAGGAAAGCGATGTGCCACGCGTTTCCCAGTACCGACTCGCATCGCATCTCGGATTTGCCTTCGTGCTTTACTCACTGTTTCTCTGGTCGGCGCTGGATAAGCTGCTTCCGGCCCAGAAACTGGTCGGTCAAATTCCGGCCGCCACGTTCCGCTTCAAGGGTTTGGCCCATGCGACTAAGGCGGCCGTATTCCTGACCGCCCTGTCTGGCGCGTTTGTGGCCGGGCTCGATGCGGGGCTGATTTACAACTCCTTCCCAAAGATGGCCGATCGGTGGATCCCGAGCGACATACTGGCGCTGTCGCCCGCGCTGCGCAACTTTACGGAAAATCCTACCACGGTACAGTTTGACCACCGTGTGCTGGGGACGGCCACACTAACGCTCATCACTGGCATGTTTCTGCTTTCGCGCCGTCGACTGCTGCCACCGCGCGCTTACAAAGCGGCCACGGCAGTGGCCGCCATGGGCTGGATGCAGGTCGCTCTGGGCATTACGACCCTACTTACCTACGTGCCCGTCCCGCTAGCGGCCAGCCATCAGTCGGGCTCGTTGGTGCTGCTCTCGCTGGCCATTTGGTTGACGCACGAGCTGAAGCTTGTGAAGCGGCTAccgaaataaacaaacatttaccCACCAGTATGGAGACATGCTAGAGTACACgggttttattaatatttcaaacgatttgaatcgaaatcggacacaaatcaaacacaaaaaagagctgCGCCACGCTTTTAAGCATCATCCTCCACGTACTCAAATGGTTCCGGCGCTTCCGGCTCCTTCAGGTCGTCGTTCTTCGGGCCACAGGCGGCAACCGGCTCGACCAACACCTGCTCCCCACCGGCCGTGTGGTTCATCATGATGATTCCACCGATCGCAACGTCCTTCAATGGGGTGTAGGCCGTACCCTCGGCAATGCTGATCACCTTCAGCTGCTG contains:
- the LOC120893512 gene encoding cytochrome c oxidase assembly protein COX15 homolog isoform X1 translates to MYNCLRLASCIARTGTTSTFSSFSAFKTISPARSFVSNALLVSKPNGGGITFRDATKVRLEKSLLTIGRTFRTPVSRYCTKPSVPQERGSKAVGYWLLGCSGMVFVAVILGGVTRLTESGLSMVTWKLLGEQMPRTDAEWQEEFDRYQQFPEFKLKNQDITMQEFKLIWYMEYGHRMWGRAIGAFYSIPALYFWTKGYFNKAMKIRVLAFGALIGAQGLMGWYMVKSGLEDRFHEESDVPRVSQYRLASHLGFAFVLYSLFLWSALDKLLPAQKLVGQIPAATFRFKGLAHATKAAVFLTALSGAFVAGLDAGLIYNSFPKMADRWIPSDILALSPALRNFTENPTTVQFDHRVLGTATLTLITGMFLLSRRRLLPPRAYKAATAVAAMGWMQVALGITTLLTYVPVPLAASHQSGSLVLLSLAIWLTHELKLVKRLPK
- the LOC120893512 gene encoding cytochrome c oxidase assembly protein COX15 homolog isoform X2, which produces MYNCLRLASCIARTGTTSTFSSFSAFKTISPARSFVSNALLVSKPNGGGITFRDATKKSLLTIGRTFRTPVSRYCTKPSVPQERGSKAVGYWLLGCSGMVFVAVILGGVTRLTESGLSMVTWKLLGEQMPRTDAEWQEEFDRYQQFPEFKLKNQDITMQEFKLIWYMEYGHRMWGRAIGAFYSIPALYFWTKGYFNKAMKIRVLAFGALIGAQGLMGWYMVKSGLEDRFHEESDVPRVSQYRLASHLGFAFVLYSLFLWSALDKLLPAQKLVGQIPAATFRFKGLAHATKAAVFLTALSGAFVAGLDAGLIYNSFPKMADRWIPSDILALSPALRNFTENPTTVQFDHRVLGTATLTLITGMFLLSRRRLLPPRAYKAATAVAAMGWMQVALGITTLLTYVPVPLAASHQSGSLVLLSLAIWLTHELKLVKRLPK